The DNA sequence GCAATGCAGTACGCAAGAAAATTATTCCTGCGCTTGAAAAGATTCAGCCAGAAGCATTGGCCAATATGGCGCGTAGCGCAGAATTATTGAGCGAGGCACAAACCTTACTCAATCGACTGGCAAATCAAGATGGCAAAGGCATCATTTGCAAAGGTCAGTTGAAGGTGGATTCGCTACTGGCGCTAGCAAAAATGGATTTGCCAGCAGCGAATAACGTCTTGCGCTATTGGTTGCAGACACAGCAGTTGACTATGCCATCTCAAGAGCGTTTACAAGCATGGTGGCGCGATCTCGCTAAAGTTAAAGTGGATGCCAAACTAGAGTGGTTGCATGATCAAAGAAAAATCTACCTATGGCGCGGAATGTTGCAGCTTGCCAATTCAGAAGAGGGGCATTGGGTTCTAAAAATCTTGTCAACCAACTCTAAGCAACTGGGTCTCCCGGCTAAATGGGTCAAAGAGGCTCAGGCTAATAATCAAATCATCCTCAAGGAGCGTTTAGGCTCAGAGAAGATTCAGATAAAAGCCAATACCCCACGTAAAACCCTCAAAAACCTCTACCAAGAGGCTGATATCCCCCCTTGGGAGCGTCAGGCACCATTGCTCTACATCAATGATGAATTGATCGCTGTGGCGGGTATTGGGCTTAGCTACCCTCATCTAACCAGCTCTGGCAGGCGCGTGCTCCCAGAATGGGTGCAAAACCCTGTAAAATAAGCCCTTTTTAGATCCTCAGGGAAGATTTCCCTGTCACAAATAGTTAAATAAACGGTTTTTATGGCTCTTATCGTTCATAAATATGGTGGCACCTCAATGGGCTCAACTGAGCGCATTGCCAATGTTGCCAAACGTGTTGCTAAATGGATGCGTGCTGGCCACCAGGTGGTGGTTGTGCCTTCAGCCATGTCAGGCGAAACCAATCGCTTGCTTGGCCTTGCAAAAGAAATTAATCCAGATGCAAATCCACGCGAATTAGATCAAATTGCCTCTACTGGCGAGCAAGTGAGTTCTGGCTTATTGGCACTGGCATTAATGCGCGAAGGTATTGATGCGGTTAGCTATGCTGGCTGGCAAGTAACAGTTCATACGGATTCTTCTTTCACCAAGGCGCGCATTAAGAGCATTGATGATAAAAAAATCTTGGCAGATCTCAATGCAGGTCGCGCTGTTGTAGTCACTGGTTTCCAGGGCGTAGATCCAAACGGCAACATCACAACACTGGGTCGCGGCGGCTCTGATACATCGGCAGTTGCCATGGCGGCAGCCTTAAAAGCAGATGAGTGCTTAATCTATACAGACGTTGATGGTGTGTACACCACTGACCCACGCGTTTGCGAAGATGCACGTCGCTTAGACAAAATTACTTTTGAAGAGATGCTAGAAATGGCTAGCTTAGGCTCAAAGGTATTGCAGATTCGTTCAGTTGAGTTTGCAGGTAAGTACAAAGTTAAAACCCGGGTTCTGTCTTCTTTGACAGACCCATTGATGCCTTTAGCTGATGAGATGAGCTCAGGCACCTTGATTACATTTGAAGAGGACAGCACTATGGAAGCCGCAGTTATTTCCGGCATCGCCTTTGCGCGTGATGAAGCGAAGATTACCGTTCTTGGAGTTCCTGATCGCCCAGGTATTGCATATCAAATCCTTGGCCCGATTGCGGATGCCAATATTGATGTGGACATCATTATTCAAAATCAATCTGTAGAAGGTAAGACTGACTTCACTTTCACAGTGCCACGTGCTGATTATCAAAAAGCATTAGACATTCTGAAGAACACAGTTCAAGCACACATTGAAGCAAAAGAAATTTCTGGAGATCCAAAGGTTTCTAAGGTTTCAGTGGTGGGTGTAGGCATGCGTTCTCATGTTGGCATCGCCAGCAAGATGTTCCGCACTTTGTCGGAAGAGGGTATCAACAT is a window from the Polynucleobacter sp. MWH-Aus1W21 genome containing:
- the tilS gene encoding tRNA lysidine(34) synthetase TilS, whose product is MASSRKSQQSPKSGKRIAVALSGGLDSVVLLDTVCKAQTKNQAKNQIYAFHIHHGLQKPADDWLIFCEKLAKKYKIHFDFRLLHLNSEQDSGNVEARARAGRYEALADLCEEYGIEDLLLAHHQNDQAETVLLQLLRGSGVAGLSGMPVSRAISGIPSITLWRPLLNQSRQELEAYAKEHQLKWIEDPSNQDTKYRRNAVRKKIIPALEKIQPEALANMARSAELLSEAQTLLNRLANQDGKGIICKGQLKVDSLLALAKMDLPAANNVLRYWLQTQQLTMPSQERLQAWWRDLAKVKVDAKLEWLHDQRKIYLWRGMLQLANSEEGHWVLKILSTNSKQLGLPAKWVKEAQANNQIILKERLGSEKIQIKANTPRKTLKNLYQEADIPPWERQAPLLYINDELIAVAGIGLSYPHLTSSGRRVLPEWVQNPVK
- a CDS encoding aspartate kinase gives rise to the protein MALIVHKYGGTSMGSTERIANVAKRVAKWMRAGHQVVVVPSAMSGETNRLLGLAKEINPDANPRELDQIASTGEQVSSGLLALALMREGIDAVSYAGWQVTVHTDSSFTKARIKSIDDKKILADLNAGRAVVVTGFQGVDPNGNITTLGRGGSDTSAVAMAAALKADECLIYTDVDGVYTTDPRVCEDARRLDKITFEEMLEMASLGSKVLQIRSVEFAGKYKVKTRVLSSLTDPLMPLADEMSSGTLITFEEDSTMEAAVISGIAFARDEAKITVLGVPDRPGIAYQILGPIADANIDVDIIIQNQSVEGKTDFTFTVPRADYQKALDILKNTVQAHIEAKEISGDPKVSKVSVVGVGMRSHVGIASKMFRTLSEEGINILMISTSEIKISVVIDEKYMELAVRALHKAFELDQK